The following are encoded in a window of Stieleria sp. JC731 genomic DNA:
- a CDS encoding adenine phosphoribosyltransferase: MAVDLQEHIRDIPDFPKPGILYRDIAPLLSNPDALRAATEVMAAPFMDEKVDIVAAAEARGFIFAVPMAIQLGAGFVPIRKPGKLPFETHSHAYELEYGTDELHMHIDSVQAGQRVVLVDDLLATGGTMQACCRLVERCDAEIVGCSFLIHLADLAGQSKLEPYRVESAITY, translated from the coding sequence ATGGCTGTTGATTTGCAAGAACACATTCGTGACATCCCTGATTTTCCCAAGCCGGGAATTCTGTATCGGGATATTGCCCCGTTGTTATCGAATCCCGATGCGCTGCGAGCGGCAACAGAAGTGATGGCCGCCCCGTTTATGGACGAGAAGGTCGATATCGTTGCTGCTGCTGAGGCCCGAGGCTTTATCTTTGCCGTGCCGATGGCGATCCAATTAGGAGCCGGCTTCGTTCCCATTCGCAAGCCTGGGAAACTTCCGTTCGAAACCCATTCGCATGCGTATGAGTTGGAGTACGGTACCGATGAATTGCATATGCACATCGATAGCGTACAAGCAGGGCAACGCGTTGTCCTAGTCGACGATTTGCTTGCGACCGGAGGAACGATGCAAGCTTGTTGCCGATTGGTTGAACGTTGTGATGCAGAAATCGTCGGCTGCTCGTTCCTGATCCACTTGGCTGATCTCGCTGGTCAATCCAAGTTGGAACCCTATCGCGTCGAATCCGCGATCACTTACTAG
- a CDS encoding amidophosphoribosyltransferase: MSEINHECGVAAIYHLSGRGRSPVCPEQGPRQISRLLPRMLLDIQNRGQLAAGMTTYNPDQPRLLMTRKDVGTVTEVFRLNHRAKCESIMQGLAGNASIGHVRYATCGQDDRNYAQPFEREHIHKRKWFSFCFNGQLANYSLLKERLLADGDHHLVLDTDTEILMHEIGRVLSQSTERVEWIDVLRQIAGDFDGAYSLALLTAEGEMLVARDPLGIKPMCYVNEGPLFAAASESVALLNLGFETNQIKSLEPGHAIVVNPESGVRIEQFVESKKSAHCFFEWIYFANVASTLDDRSVYLTRTRLGEELARSERADGRIPLDDPDTIIVPVPDTSKAAADAMAYELSIPCREGLIRNRYAGRTFIEGGRARKAKAATKYTPLRDVLEGKRVILVEDSIVRSTTMNVLLDRIREVGGAKEIHVRVACPPIVAPCFYGIDMSTIDQLIAPKYFGTEGVLTPEAQQRLADDLGADSLRYLPVEAITRAIDLPEDRLCQACVTGQYPTDCGQHLYQIALNNRGSNEDSARTYEQLAAVMNSQ, encoded by the coding sequence ATGAGTGAGATCAATCACGAGTGCGGCGTTGCGGCGATTTACCACCTGTCTGGCCGTGGACGCAGCCCCGTCTGCCCGGAACAGGGGCCTCGCCAGATCTCCCGGCTGCTGCCGCGGATGTTGCTCGACATTCAAAACCGTGGCCAACTGGCCGCGGGAATGACAACCTACAATCCCGACCAACCTCGCCTGTTGATGACTCGCAAGGACGTCGGAACCGTGACCGAGGTGTTTCGTCTGAATCACCGCGCCAAGTGTGAATCGATCATGCAAGGTTTGGCCGGCAACGCCTCGATCGGTCACGTGCGATATGCGACCTGCGGTCAAGACGACCGCAACTACGCCCAGCCGTTCGAACGCGAACACATCCACAAACGAAAGTGGTTCAGCTTTTGCTTCAACGGTCAGCTAGCCAATTACAGCTTGCTGAAAGAACGCCTGCTTGCCGATGGTGATCACCACCTGGTGCTCGACACCGACACCGAAATCCTGATGCACGAAATCGGACGTGTACTCAGCCAGTCCACCGAACGCGTCGAATGGATTGATGTGCTGCGGCAGATTGCGGGGGACTTTGACGGTGCTTACTCGCTGGCATTGCTTACCGCTGAAGGAGAAATGCTGGTTGCACGTGATCCCCTTGGCATCAAGCCAATGTGCTACGTCAACGAAGGCCCATTGTTTGCCGCCGCCAGTGAAAGCGTTGCGTTGCTGAACTTGGGATTTGAAACAAACCAAATCAAGTCGCTGGAACCCGGACACGCGATTGTCGTCAATCCGGAGTCCGGCGTTCGGATTGAGCAGTTTGTGGAAAGCAAAAAAAGTGCCCACTGCTTCTTCGAATGGATCTACTTTGCCAACGTCGCCAGCACCTTGGATGATCGTAGCGTTTATCTAACGCGAACCCGTTTGGGTGAAGAACTTGCCCGGTCGGAGCGCGCCGACGGTCGAATCCCTCTGGACGATCCGGATACGATCATCGTTCCCGTTCCGGACACCAGTAAAGCCGCTGCGGATGCGATGGCGTACGAGCTTTCGATCCCGTGCCGTGAAGGCCTGATTCGCAATCGCTATGCAGGTCGGACGTTTATCGAAGGCGGGCGAGCCCGAAAGGCCAAGGCCGCGACGAAGTACACTCCCCTTCGTGACGTCTTGGAAGGGAAGCGGGTCATCTTGGTCGAAGATTCGATCGTTCGAAGCACGACGATGAATGTGCTACTGGATCGGATCCGCGAAGTCGGCGGCGCGAAAGAGATCCATGTGCGTGTCGCATGTCCTCCGATCGTCGCACCGTGCTTCTACGGGATCGATATGAGCACGATTGATCAGCTGATCGCACCAAAGTACTTCGGAACCGAAGGTGTTTTGACTCCCGAAGCTCAGCAACGGCTGGCCGACGACTTGGGAGCTGACTCACTGCGTTACCTTCCGGTCGAAGCGATCACCCGTGCGATCGATTTGCCAGAAGATCGCCTATGTCAAGCTTGTGTGACAGGTCAGTATCCGACCGATTGTGGACAGCATCTCTATCAGATCGCTTTGAATAATCGCGGCAGCAATGAAGACAGTGCACGAACTTACGAGCAGCTTGCCGCGGTGATGAATTCGCAGTAA
- the proB gene encoding glutamate 5-kinase yields the protein MSPDSLDQRKLAIDSATSVVVKVGTRVLTDSSGKLDRHRIACLSRALCKIADTGRQTIIVSSGAVGAGIGKLGLDHRPTDLGQLQAVAAIGQADLIQSYEASLAERGRHAAQVLLTRNDLQSREGYLNVRNALNCIDELGAIAIVNENDSVAVGELRTTFGDNDRLAAQVAGLLEDCLLVILSDIDGLYDGHPDEPGSRCIDIVDQLDDDIMAMANDKKSSFSKGGMASKLIAAQLATSHGHSVIIGPGRDDAVLDKVLAAEQVGTLFLPCNKTLRGRRRWISASAEIEGRIIIDKGAAEALRHEGGSLLAIGITDVIGEFDAGTVVVIADKQGEEVARGLCNYPSWEVSKIKGKISEMIGGILGHCPYESVVHRDNMTLAQGADRT from the coding sequence GTGTCCCCCGACTCCTTGGACCAAAGAAAACTAGCGATCGACTCCGCCACCAGCGTTGTCGTCAAAGTCGGCACTCGAGTACTAACGGACAGTTCCGGAAAACTTGATCGCCATAGAATTGCCTGTCTCTCGCGAGCCCTCTGCAAAATCGCAGACACCGGTCGGCAAACCATTATCGTCAGTAGCGGTGCAGTTGGCGCCGGAATTGGCAAACTGGGTCTCGACCATCGCCCCACTGACCTCGGGCAGCTTCAAGCCGTGGCGGCAATTGGCCAGGCTGATCTGATCCAATCCTACGAAGCATCTCTGGCCGAACGCGGACGACATGCGGCACAAGTTCTGCTGACGCGAAACGATCTCCAATCTCGTGAAGGGTATCTCAACGTCCGCAATGCACTGAACTGCATTGACGAACTGGGAGCGATCGCGATTGTCAACGAAAACGACTCCGTCGCGGTCGGCGAGCTTAGGACCACATTTGGGGACAACGACCGTCTGGCCGCGCAAGTGGCCGGTCTTTTGGAAGATTGCCTGCTGGTCATCCTCTCGGACATCGACGGACTGTACGACGGACACCCCGACGAACCCGGCAGCCGCTGCATCGATATCGTCGATCAATTGGACGATGACATCATGGCGATGGCGAATGACAAAAAAAGCTCATTCAGCAAAGGCGGGATGGCAAGCAAGCTGATCGCCGCCCAATTGGCAACCTCCCACGGTCACTCCGTCATTATCGGCCCAGGAAGAGATGACGCGGTGCTAGACAAAGTTCTTGCCGCCGAACAGGTCGGAACCCTATTCCTCCCGTGCAACAAGACTCTTCGTGGACGACGACGCTGGATCAGTGCCTCGGCTGAAATCGAAGGACGGATCATTATCGACAAAGGTGCCGCCGAAGCACTTCGTCACGAAGGCGGAAGCTTGCTGGCGATTGGAATCACTGACGTTATTGGTGAATTCGATGCAGGCACTGTTGTCGTCATCGCAGACAAACAAGGCGAAGAAGTCGCCCGTGGACTGTGTAATTACCCGTCATGGGAAGTCAGCAAGATCAAAGGCAAGATCAGCGAAATGATCGGCGGCATTCTTGGGCACTGCCCCTACGAATCCGTGGTGCATCGCGACAACATGACGCTGGCACAAGGCGCCGACCGGACCTAG
- a CDS encoding DUF1559 domain-containing protein, whose translation MERHRSPAGITLVEVVVILLIAIAVSVLLMLKVTSSRESSRRMECEENLRVISAALQSYSLVSGYLPIGTQNPTAPIESLPNGYHHNWAEALLPMLDQQETFDQIHFDSSVYAPINAPVAELSLQNFRCSASANKLTINATTYTGVVGSQAAPIDENTDGMFSLNRWRSLRDAEDGQSFVLSIAEKSVDFPGPTNWNSGTRASLRNAGHPINRSFVERPPEVTDVGGFSSNHIGGAYLAFVDGSFRFFSEATDQQLLQDLASRKDAAAAAESSDANQE comes from the coding sequence ATGGAACGCCATCGATCCCCCGCAGGTATCACCCTTGTCGAAGTCGTCGTGATTTTGCTGATCGCGATTGCCGTGTCGGTTCTCTTGATGCTGAAGGTTACCTCCAGCCGCGAATCGTCTCGGCGAATGGAATGCGAGGAAAACTTGCGTGTGATCTCCGCCGCACTTCAAAGCTATTCGCTGGTCAGTGGCTATCTTCCGATCGGCACACAAAACCCGACCGCACCAATCGAAAGCCTCCCCAACGGCTACCATCACAATTGGGCCGAGGCATTGCTGCCGATGCTGGATCAACAAGAAACGTTTGACCAAATTCATTTTGATTCAAGCGTCTACGCACCAATCAATGCACCCGTTGCGGAACTGTCGCTGCAAAACTTTCGCTGCAGCGCCTCGGCAAACAAACTGACAATCAACGCGACGACTTACACAGGCGTCGTCGGATCACAAGCCGCCCCGATCGATGAAAACACCGACGGTATGTTCTCACTGAATCGTTGGCGATCACTGCGTGATGCCGAGGATGGACAATCGTTCGTCTTATCGATCGCCGAAAAGTCTGTTGACTTCCCCGGTCCGACCAACTGGAACAGCGGCACACGCGCCAGCCTTCGAAACGCCGGCCACCCGATCAATCGATCATTCGTTGAGCGTCCCCCAGAAGTCACGGACGTCGGTGGCTTTTCGAGCAATCACATCGGGGGCGCCTACTTGGCGTTTGTCGATGGGTCGTTCCGATTCTTTTCGGAAGCGACAGACCAACAGCTCTTGCAGGATCTGGCATCGCGAAAGGACGCAGCCGCTGCCGCGGAAAGCTCCGACGCAAATCAAGAATGA